In one window of Chryseobacterium sp. JV274 DNA:
- a CDS encoding hydroxymethylglutaryl-CoA synthase family protein, translated as MSFGIEAAGYYVPGLYLEIKDLAEKRGIEPAKLEKGLGLHKMGLSDVHEDAATFAAEALLKLIQDYNINPKEIARVYLGTESAVDAAKPTASYAVQMVEQVLEEKFGARCFRNCDVLDMTFACVGGVDALHNALDFVRVNPDKKAVVIASDYAKYELASSGEYTQGGGAVALLISSQPDLLEIENNWGVASESVFDFFKPRRTYNKEDLDGAPETYPEKIEIFTDEPVFDGQYSNQCYQDRIKEAYHHYKEITGKEKPYEDWKYIIFHLPYAFHGKRVFTEIYSLENGLSYETAEEQKAVAKSEDYLKLINDKIEKTQRASSEIGNMYTASVFMAFLSALQTSFNENEDLSGKEIGFIGYGSGSKSKVFAGKVSGNWNKIVEKWNLFENLNQRTAVDFDTYEKLHRKQKKESVNKQYNGFGLVSVETENPVLVGARYYSYQK; from the coding sequence ATGAGTTTTGGAATTGAGGCAGCGGGCTATTATGTGCCTGGTTTATATTTGGAGATTAAGGATTTAGCAGAAAAAAGAGGAATAGAACCGGCGAAGTTGGAAAAAGGTTTAGGTCTTCATAAAATGGGGCTTTCTGATGTTCACGAAGATGCAGCAACCTTTGCCGCAGAAGCATTACTGAAGCTTATACAAGATTATAATATCAATCCTAAGGAAATAGCAAGAGTATATCTGGGAACAGAAAGTGCGGTGGATGCAGCAAAACCTACGGCATCTTATGCTGTTCAGATGGTAGAACAGGTGCTGGAAGAAAAATTTGGAGCAAGATGTTTCAGAAATTGTGATGTGCTGGATATGACTTTTGCGTGTGTAGGAGGTGTAGACGCACTGCATAATGCCCTGGATTTTGTAAGGGTGAATCCTGATAAAAAAGCAGTAGTGATTGCCAGTGACTATGCTAAATATGAATTGGCTTCTTCAGGTGAATATACGCAGGGTGGAGGAGCGGTAGCTCTTTTGATTTCTTCACAGCCGGACCTTCTTGAAATTGAAAATAACTGGGGAGTAGCTTCAGAAAGTGTTTTTGATTTTTTCAAACCAAGAAGAACTTATAATAAGGAAGATCTGGATGGTGCTCCGGAAACATATCCTGAAAAAATTGAAATTTTTACAGATGAACCTGTATTTGATGGACAATATTCTAACCAATGTTATCAGGATAGAATAAAAGAAGCTTATCATCATTATAAAGAGATCACAGGCAAGGAAAAACCTTACGAAGACTGGAAGTATATTATCTTCCACCTTCCTTATGCATTTCATGGGAAAAGGGTTTTTACTGAAATCTACAGTTTGGAGAATGGTCTGTCCTATGAAACAGCAGAGGAGCAGAAAGCTGTTGCAAAATCTGAAGACTATCTAAAATTAATCAATGATAAGATAGAAAAGACACAGAGAGCTTCTTCCGAAATAGGAAATATGTATACAGCTTCTGTCTTTATGGCATTTCTTTCGGCATTACAAACCTCTTTTAATGAAAATGAAGACTTATCTGGGAAAGAAATTGGTTTTATAGGATATGGAAGCGGTTCAAAATCAAAAGTTTTTGCCGGAAAAGTATCCGGAAACTGGAACAAGATAGTGGAGAAATGGAACTTATTTGAAAATTTGAATCAAAGAACCGCTGTAGACTTTGATACTTATGAGAAACTTCACAGAAAACAGAAGAAGGAATCTGTAAACAAACAGTATAATGGTTTTGGGCTTGTCTCTGTTGAGACTGAAAATCCGGTTTTAGTAGGAGCGAGATATTACAGTTATCAGAAGTAA
- a CDS encoding thymidylate synthase, translating to MQNYLDLLQHILDNGTDKTDRTGTGTRSVFGYQLRYDLSKGFPLVTTKKVHLKSIIYELLWFLKGDTNIKYLKDNGVSIWDEWANENGDLGPVYGAQWRSWSGADGKVVDQITEVIDQIKKNPDSRRLIVSAWNVAEIPNMALAPCHALFQFYVADGKLSLQLYQRSADVFLGVPFNIASYALLLMMVAQVCDLEVGDYVHSFGDVHIYNNHFEQVNRQLGREPRALPTMKLNPEVKDIFDFDFEDFSLENYDPHPGIKAPVAI from the coding sequence ATGCAAAACTACCTGGATCTTTTACAGCATATTTTAGATAACGGAACTGATAAAACCGACAGAACAGGCACTGGAACAAGAAGTGTTTTCGGATATCAGCTGAGATATGATCTGTCTAAAGGATTCCCTTTGGTAACAACTAAAAAAGTGCATTTGAAATCTATTATCTATGAGCTGCTTTGGTTCCTGAAAGGAGATACCAATATCAAGTATCTTAAAGATAACGGAGTAAGCATCTGGGATGAATGGGCCAATGAAAATGGAGATTTAGGACCGGTTTACGGAGCGCAGTGGAGAAGCTGGAGCGGTGCAGACGGAAAAGTTGTAGATCAGATCACAGAAGTAATTGACCAGATTAAAAAGAATCCGGATTCCAGAAGACTGATTGTCTCCGCCTGGAATGTTGCGGAAATACCGAATATGGCTTTGGCTCCTTGTCATGCTCTATTCCAGTTTTATGTAGCAGATGGTAAACTTTCCCTACAGCTGTACCAAAGAAGTGCTGACGTTTTCCTTGGAGTACCATTCAATATTGCAAGCTATGCATTGCTGTTGATGATGGTAGCGCAGGTTTGTGATCTGGAAGTGGGAGATTATGTTCACAGTTTTGGAGATGTTCATATCTACAATAATCACTTCGAGCAGGTAAACAGACAGCTGGGACGAGAGCCGAGAGCACTTCCAACGATGAAACTGAATCCGGAAGTTAAAGATATCTTTGATTTTGATTTTGAAGACTTCAGTCTGGAAAATTATGATCCGCATCCGGGAATCAAAGCTCCTGTGGCTATTTAA
- a CDS encoding response regulator — protein MSKKILLIDDELDILEILSYNLEKEGYDIYTATNGNEGIEKAKEIVPDLILLDVMMPEKDGIETCQELRKVKELQKTLIVFLSARSEEFSQLAGFQAGANDYIVKLIKPKILISKVNALLQLTSQVSDNAKLIEIGDLIIDKDNFRVSKSGQQFLLPKKEFDLLYLLASNTEKVFKREEILEKVWGNDVIVGERTIDVHIRRLREKLGINTIQTLKGIGYKLIV, from the coding sequence ATGAGCAAAAAAATTCTTTTAATAGACGATGAACTGGACATTTTAGAGATTCTGTCTTACAATTTGGAAAAGGAAGGGTATGATATCTATACAGCTACCAACGGTAACGAAGGTATAGAAAAAGCAAAGGAGATTGTTCCGGACCTTATCTTATTAGATGTCATGATGCCTGAAAAAGATGGTATAGAAACCTGTCAGGAACTTCGTAAAGTGAAAGAACTTCAGAAAACACTTATCGTGTTCCTTTCTGCAAGAAGCGAAGAGTTTTCTCAGTTAGCAGGTTTTCAGGCGGGTGCCAATGACTACATCGTAAAACTAATCAAACCGAAAATCCTTATTTCTAAGGTGAATGCATTATTACAGCTGACCTCACAGGTTTCTGACAATGCAAAACTAATCGAAATCGGAGACCTTATTATCGACAAAGATAATTTCAGAGTTTCCAAAAGCGGACAGCAGTTTCTTCTTCCTAAAAAAGAATTTGACTTGCTTTACCTTTTGGCTTCCAATACTGAAAAGGTTTTCAAAAGAGAAGAAATTCTTGAAAAGGTTTGGGGTAATGATGTGATTGTTGGTGAAAGAACAATCGATGTACATATCAGAAGGTTGAGAGAAAAACTAGGAATCAATACGATTCAGACATTAAAAGGGATTGGATATAAACTGATCGTTTAA
- a CDS encoding IS1096 element passenger TnpR family protein has protein sequence MVYKIRVILDAKEDIFRDIEVKGKQTLWNLHLGIKSAFSLQGDELSTFNLLEDDGTIVKSVPLEDMSDDGDGEIMSDVYIDEAFESVGDKAQFQYGLLDLWEFFCELVEVIEETKGVNYPITVYRFGNVPLKAPSKNGSAGGSKKKSAMPLADDEFGFDEDFGSGGNFADEDDSFDDEEEEDYNDDVFDDEDDNDDER, from the coding sequence ATGGTTTACAAAATCCGCGTAATATTAGATGCGAAAGAAGATATTTTCCGTGATATCGAAGTTAAGGGAAAACAAACGTTATGGAACTTACATTTAGGAATTAAAAGTGCATTCAGTCTGCAGGGAGATGAGCTTTCTACTTTTAATCTGTTAGAAGATGACGGAACAATTGTAAAAAGTGTCCCATTGGAAGATATGAGTGATGATGGTGATGGTGAGATTATGTCAGATGTTTACATTGATGAAGCTTTTGAAAGTGTAGGTGACAAAGCACAGTTCCAATACGGGCTTCTTGACCTTTGGGAATTCTTCTGTGAACTTGTAGAAGTTATTGAAGAAACAAAAGGGGTTAATTATCCTATCACGGTATACAGATTCGGAAACGTTCCGTTGAAGGCACCTAGCAAAAATGGAAGTGCCGGAGGATCTAAAAAGAAATCAGCAATGCCTTTGGCAGATGATGAGTTTGGTTTCGATGAAGATTTCGGATCAGGAGGAAACTTTGCAGATGAAGACGATAGCTTCGATGATGAGGAAGAAGAAGACTACAATGACGATGTCTTTGATGATGAAGATGACAATGATGACGAAAGATAG
- a CDS encoding alpha-amylase family glycosyl hydrolase — MKKLILLAVIGLGIVSCTTQKNTRKMTELPKDWKHNTNIYEVNIRQYTQEGTFKAFAKEMPRLKSMGIKTLWFMPITPIAQQNKKGSMGSPYAAADYTSINPEFGTLQDFKDMVNEAHRLGFKVIIDWVANHTGWDHVWTKIHPEFYLKDPDGKFHIASGMDDIIELDYKNQEMRQAMIDAMKFWVQETDIDGFRCDLASWVEVDFWVQARPEVEKVKPLFWLGEFDELESPEYGKVFDASYSWKWMHKSADYYKKNEPLQELKDLLRQYSNIGDASMRAWFTANHDENSWNGTEYEKYGVITKPMAVFSATWNGVPLLYSGQELPNMKRLEFFEKDVIKWTNTYQVAGFYKTLLDLKASNPALRGGDSNVTTYLLNTTANDKILAYVRKNGNDEVLVVLNMSKEPVNFSIEDEHVSGTFRNVFDKTKRDFSNGTDFSFKVSDYAVFEK, encoded by the coding sequence ATGAAAAAATTAATTTTGTTAGCTGTAATTGGTCTGGGAATTGTTTCCTGTACCACTCAAAAAAATACCCGGAAGATGACAGAACTGCCAAAAGATTGGAAACATAATACGAATATCTACGAAGTAAACATAAGACAATATACTCAGGAAGGAACTTTCAAAGCATTTGCAAAAGAAATGCCCCGCCTGAAATCTATGGGAATAAAAACCCTTTGGTTTATGCCTATCACACCCATTGCCCAGCAGAATAAAAAAGGAAGTATGGGGAGTCCATATGCTGCTGCAGACTATACTTCCATCAATCCCGAATTCGGAACGTTGCAGGATTTTAAAGATATGGTGAATGAAGCACACAGATTGGGATTCAAAGTAATTATAGATTGGGTGGCCAATCATACAGGATGGGATCATGTATGGACGAAAATACATCCCGAATTTTATCTGAAAGATCCAGACGGAAAATTCCATATCGCTTCCGGAATGGATGATATTATTGAACTGGACTATAAAAACCAGGAGATGCGTCAGGCCATGATTGATGCCATGAAATTCTGGGTACAGGAAACTGATATTGACGGTTTTCGATGTGATCTTGCTTCATGGGTAGAGGTAGATTTCTGGGTTCAGGCCCGTCCCGAAGTAGAAAAAGTAAAACCTCTTTTCTGGCTGGGAGAATTTGATGAGTTGGAAAGTCCTGAATATGGGAAAGTTTTTGATGCCAGCTATTCCTGGAAATGGATGCACAAATCTGCAGATTATTATAAAAAAAATGAACCTCTTCAGGAATTAAAAGATCTTCTGAGACAATATTCTAATATCGGAGATGCTTCAATGAGAGCATGGTTTACTGCAAACCACGATGAAAACTCATGGAACGGAACCGAATATGAAAAATACGGAGTCATCACAAAACCTATGGCAGTATTCTCTGCAACATGGAATGGAGTTCCGTTGTTGTACTCAGGCCAGGAACTTCCAAATATGAAGAGACTGGAATTTTTCGAAAAAGATGTCATCAAATGGACCAATACCTATCAGGTTGCCGGTTTCTATAAAACACTATTGGATTTAAAAGCTTCCAACCCAGCTTTAAGAGGAGGTGATTCTAATGTAACTACATACCTTCTTAATACTACAGCCAATGACAAAATCCTGGCTTATGTAAGAAAAAATGGAAATGATGAAGTGCTAGTAGTCTTGAACATGTCAAAAGAACCTGTTAACTTTTCAATTGAAGACGAACATGTATCCGGAACATTCAGAAATGTTTTTGATAAAACGAAAAGAGATTTCAGTAACGGAACAGACTTTAGCTTTAAAGTTTCTGATTATGCCGTATTTGAAAAATAA
- a CDS encoding sensor histidine kinase: MKFYRLTLVASCLLTLVMLLLVVVFDSLKDIYYETPLFKTGLFICIVLIFLINCVVLELLFNYYSRKQVKGLSGFLPQEIVQNQDENITIKELGERFSDLNQQQVSEIDMMKEMESYRKEYIGNVSHELKTPLFSIQGYVETLRDGGVDNLTIRDKYLERIDKSVERLIAIVTDLDMINRLEAGEINLTVSKFDVNLLIKEIFDLLDLEAEKRNTTLQIQTLHPQIFVEADKQKISQVFINLISNAIHYANRQEAKVIVKTSVLKNKVLIEVIDNGMGIKSEILPRIFERFYRVETSRSRREGGSGLGLAIVKHILEAHNENITVESVYLEGTKFSFMLEKSK, encoded by the coding sequence TTGAAATTTTACAGACTTACCCTCGTTGCCTCCTGTCTGCTGACATTGGTAATGCTTCTTTTAGTAGTCGTCTTCGATTCACTGAAAGATATCTATTATGAGACCCCTTTGTTTAAAACGGGTCTTTTCATCTGTATTGTCCTGATCTTTCTGATCAACTGTGTGGTATTGGAACTTCTTTTCAATTATTACAGCAGAAAACAGGTAAAAGGACTTTCAGGATTTCTGCCACAGGAAATAGTTCAGAATCAGGATGAAAATATTACCATCAAAGAATTAGGAGAAAGGTTTTCAGATCTCAATCAGCAGCAGGTATCAGAAATTGATATGATGAAAGAGATGGAAAGCTACCGTAAAGAATACATCGGTAATGTGTCCCACGAACTGAAAACGCCTTTGTTTTCTATTCAGGGATATGTAGAAACTTTAAGAGACGGCGGAGTAGACAATCTTACCATCCGGGATAAATACCTGGAAAGAATTGATAAATCTGTCGAAAGACTTATCGCCATTGTAACAGATCTTGATATGATCAACAGGCTGGAAGCAGGTGAAATCAATCTTACCGTTTCAAAATTTGATGTCAATCTTCTGATTAAAGAGATTTTCGATCTTCTTGATCTTGAAGCCGAAAAACGAAATACAACATTACAGATCCAGACCCTTCATCCACAGATTTTTGTGGAGGCTGATAAGCAGAAAATTTCCCAGGTTTTCATTAATCTTATTTCCAATGCGATCCATTATGCCAACAGACAGGAAGCAAAAGTGATCGTAAAGACCAGTGTACTCAAAAATAAGGTGCTGATAGAAGTGATAGATAATGGGATGGGAATCAAGTCTGAAATTCTTCCAAGGATTTTCGAAAGATTTTACCGTGTAGAAACCAGCAGAAGCAGGAGAGAAGGAGGTTCCGGGCTGGGATTGGCTATCGTAAAACATATTCTTGAAGCACATAACGAAAATATCACCGTAGAAAGCGTGTACCTTGAAGGGACGAAGTTTAGTTTTATGCTCGAAAAAAGTAAATAA
- a CDS encoding M1 family metallopeptidase, giving the protein MRKAILSIAILGILFSANVSAQTETSGREKVYRATPAKVTELKHTKLKVNFDYQKEQMNGEEWLTASPYFYAANELTLDAKGMLIHEVALDNNGKKSPLKYDYKNDVLKISLDKTYQKNQEYTVYIKYTSRPNEVKQQGSMAINDAKGLYFINPQGTDPDMPTQIWTQGETESSSAWFPTIDKPNQKTTQEIYMTVPDKYVTLSNGLLKESKKESNGLRTDHWVMDKRHSTYLFFMGVGEYAIVKDKWKNIPVDYYIEKEYEPYAKQIYGNTPEMIDFFSKKLNYDYSWAKYAQISGRDYVSGAMENTTATLHGSDILQKPGQLIDENTWEDTIAHELFHHWFGDLVTAESWSNLTVNESFANYSEYLWNEYKYGKDQADYHLMTDVNNYLHNPSDFNKNLVRFNYESREDVFDLVTYQKGGGILNMLRNYLGDDAFFAGMNDYLKTNEYQNAEAHQLRLSFEKVSGKDLNWFFNQWYFGSGNPKLNYSFTFEPVKKQVAVTINQTQEKPFEFPLVIDVYDNGKPKRYSVWVNAEAKNTFSFDVSITPDLVNINADGVLLADITETKTPEQNLMQFTNSKEFKSRYLALTGIKDQAGKSPAAVKLLAAALKDPFFRVRIKALNLIDLANPEQMKALGADVEKLASSDPKTLTQAAAIAALGKTKDKKYLPLFEKGVNAVSNAVKGSSMGALLSIDPSKANNLADKIDMKGASDELQAQLLPIIVKNKITSQIENIAPLATFYPFIKFQNPELGKAAEDGFNWIMTSDNLKATESITKIAGYAKNQMADNPQAKMMIVQMLKDGLSKKMELLKQNPQNAASINKQIDVINKAIENYK; this is encoded by the coding sequence ATGAGAAAGGCCATTTTATCAATTGCTATACTCGGGATTTTATTTTCCGCCAATGTATCAGCACAAACCGAAACTTCAGGAAGAGAAAAAGTATACAGAGCAACTCCCGCTAAAGTAACGGAACTTAAACACACAAAGCTTAAAGTAAATTTCGACTATCAGAAAGAACAGATGAATGGGGAAGAATGGCTTACTGCCTCCCCTTATTTTTATGCTGCAAACGAACTTACACTTGATGCAAAAGGAATGCTGATTCATGAAGTAGCGCTTGATAATAACGGGAAGAAATCTCCTTTGAAATATGATTACAAAAATGATGTTCTGAAAATCAGCCTTGATAAAACATACCAGAAAAATCAGGAGTATACAGTCTACATCAAATATACATCCCGCCCGAATGAGGTAAAACAACAGGGAAGTATGGCCATCAATGATGCAAAAGGACTTTATTTTATCAATCCTCAGGGAACAGATCCGGATATGCCTACACAAATCTGGACACAGGGAGAAACAGAATCCTCTTCGGCATGGTTTCCGACTATTGACAAACCCAACCAAAAGACAACGCAGGAAATCTATATGACGGTTCCTGATAAATATGTTACCCTTTCCAATGGCCTTCTGAAAGAATCTAAAAAAGAATCTAATGGGCTTAGAACGGATCACTGGGTGATGGACAAAAGACATTCTACCTATCTTTTCTTCATGGGAGTAGGAGAATATGCCATTGTAAAAGACAAATGGAAAAACATTCCGGTTGATTATTATATTGAAAAAGAATACGAACCTTACGCTAAGCAGATCTACGGAAATACTCCGGAAATGATCGATTTTTTCTCCAAAAAACTGAACTATGATTATTCATGGGCTAAATATGCTCAGATATCCGGTAGAGATTATGTAAGTGGAGCGATGGAAAATACCACAGCAACACTTCATGGGAGTGATATTCTTCAGAAGCCGGGCCAGCTTATTGATGAAAATACATGGGAAGATACTATTGCGCATGAATTGTTCCATCACTGGTTTGGAGATCTGGTTACAGCAGAAAGCTGGAGCAATCTTACAGTCAATGAATCCTTCGCCAACTATTCCGAATACCTTTGGAATGAATATAAATACGGGAAAGATCAGGCAGATTATCACCTGATGACCGATGTGAATAACTACCTCCACAACCCATCCGACTTTAATAAAAATCTGGTAAGGTTCAATTATGAATCCCGTGAAGATGTTTTTGATCTGGTAACGTACCAGAAAGGAGGTGGAATTTTAAATATGCTGAGAAATTATCTTGGAGATGATGCCTTCTTTGCAGGAATGAACGACTATCTTAAAACCAACGAATATCAGAATGCTGAAGCACATCAGTTGAGATTATCTTTTGAAAAAGTATCTGGTAAAGATTTAAACTGGTTCTTCAATCAATGGTATTTTGGGAGCGGAAATCCGAAACTTAATTATTCATTTACATTTGAGCCTGTTAAAAAACAAGTGGCGGTAACCATTAATCAAACTCAGGAAAAGCCATTTGAATTTCCTCTGGTTATAGATGTATATGACAACGGAAAACCTAAAAGATACAGTGTCTGGGTAAATGCAGAAGCAAAAAATACATTTAGTTTTGATGTTTCCATAACTCCTGATCTGGTTAATATCAATGCTGATGGAGTTTTACTGGCAGATATTACAGAGACCAAAACTCCTGAACAGAACCTGATGCAGTTTACAAATTCTAAGGAGTTTAAAAGCAGATATCTGGCTCTAACCGGAATCAAAGATCAGGCTGGGAAAAGTCCTGCAGCAGTAAAATTATTGGCTGCTGCATTGAAAGATCCTTTCTTCAGAGTAAGAATAAAAGCTTTGAATTTAATAGACCTCGCTAATCCTGAACAAATGAAGGCATTAGGCGCTGATGTTGAAAAGCTGGCATCTAGCGATCCTAAAACATTAACTCAGGCAGCTGCTATTGCTGCTTTAGGAAAAACAAAAGACAAAAAATACCTTCCGTTATTTGAAAAAGGAGTAAATGCCGTTTCAAATGCCGTGAAAGGAAGTTCTATGGGTGCACTTCTTTCCATTGATCCATCAAAAGCAAACAATCTGGCCGATAAAATTGATATGAAGGGCGCTTCAGATGAATTGCAGGCACAATTGCTTCCGATTATTGTAAAGAATAAAATTACTTCTCAGATAGAGAATATTGCTCCTCTTGCCACCTTTTATCCATTTATTAAATTCCAGAACCCGGAATTAGGGAAAGCAGCAGAAGATGGTTTCAACTGGATCATGACTTCCGATAATCTGAAAGCTACGGAAAGCATTACGAAAATAGCAGGATATGCCAAGAATCAGATGGCAGATAATCCACAGGCTAAAATGATGATCGTCCAGATGCTGAAAGATGGCTTAAGCAAAAAAATGGAACTGCTGAAACAGAATCCACAAAATGCTGCAAGTATTAATAAGCAGATTGATGTGATCAATAAAGCAATTGAAAACTATAAATAA